A genomic window from Diospyros lotus cultivar Yz01 chromosome 2, ASM1463336v1, whole genome shotgun sequence includes:
- the LOC127793749 gene encoding chaperone protein dnaJ 50 isoform X1, translating into MARTSAAIGRSAAAPAVMLILLCLFIQPSVSIYCDEDDCYDLLGVSQNANASEIKKAYYKLSLKYHPDKNPDPESRKLFVKIANAYEILKDEATREQYDYAIAHPEEVFYNTARYYHAYYGHKTDPRAVLVGLLLILSAFQYLNQWTRYKQAVDMVKKTPAYKNRLQALELERSGGMTKKKKSQKQMNKNLEEDLSKELDLQIKGAEKPSIWQLLGVRFILLPYTIVKLLLWQVCWFWRYRVRQAPYSWEDASYLTQRSLGIPFDSWECIDEARQEDLIRRCLWKKSNLESYLAEMRKESKRRK; encoded by the exons ATGGCGCGAACTTCGGCGGCGATTGGCCGGTCCGCTGCCGCACCTGCGGTCATGCTTATCCTCCTCTGCCTTTTCATCCAGCCATCAGTCTCCATCTACTGCGACGAGGATGATTGCTACGATCTCCTAGG GGTTTCTCAGAATGCCAATGCTTCAGAAATCAAGAAAGCCTACTACAAACTCTCCTTGAAATA TCACCCGGACAAGAATCCGGATCCGGAATCGAGGAAGTTGTTCGTTAAAATTGCAAATGCTTATGAG ATTTTGAAAGATGAAGCCACAAGAGAGCAGTATGATTATGCAATTGCACATCCAGAGGAG GTATTTTACAATACAGCTCGCTACTACCATGCATACTATGGTCACAAAACA GATCCCCGTGCTGTCCTTGTGGGTCTTCTTTTGATTCTCTCAGCATTTCAGTATCTCAATCAATGGACAAGGTATAAACAG GCTGTAGACATGGTCAAGAAGACTCCAGCTTACAAAAATCGATTACAGGCACTGGAACTTGAACGCAGTGGAGGgatgacaaagaagaagaagagccaAAAACAGATGAACAA GAATTTGGAAGAAGATCTCAGCAAAGAACTGGACTTACAGATAAAGGGTGCTGAAAAACCTTCCATTTGGCAACTTCTTGGTGTCCGGTTCATACTTTTACCTTACACTATTGTAAAG CTACTGTTATGGCAGGTCTGTTGGTTCTGGAGATACCGGGTTAGACAAGCTCCATATTCTTGGGAAGATGCTTCATACCTAACTCAAAGATCCCTGGGAATTCCTTTTGATTCATGGGAATGCATAG ATGAAGCTAGACAAGAAGATCTTATTCGAAGATGTCTATGGAAGAAATCCAACTTGGAGAGCTACTTAGCAGAGATGCGTAAAGAATCAAAGCGCAGAAAATAG
- the LOC127793749 gene encoding dnaJ protein ERDJ7 isoform X2 has protein sequence MARTSAAIGRSAAAPAVMLILLCLFIQPSVSIYCDEDDCYDLLGVSQNANASEIKKAYYKLSLKYHPDKNPDPESRKLFVKIANAYEILKDEATREQYDYAIAHPEEVFYNTARYYHAYYGHKTDPRAVLVGLLLILSAFQYLNQWTRYKQAVDMVKKTPAYKNRLQALELERSGGMTKKKKSQKQMNKNLEEDLSKELDLQIKGAEKPSIWQLLGVRFILLPYTIVKLLLWQVCWFWRYRVRQAPYSWEDASYLTQRSLGIPFDSWECIVQLHSHLRLVR, from the exons ATGGCGCGAACTTCGGCGGCGATTGGCCGGTCCGCTGCCGCACCTGCGGTCATGCTTATCCTCCTCTGCCTTTTCATCCAGCCATCAGTCTCCATCTACTGCGACGAGGATGATTGCTACGATCTCCTAGG GGTTTCTCAGAATGCCAATGCTTCAGAAATCAAGAAAGCCTACTACAAACTCTCCTTGAAATA TCACCCGGACAAGAATCCGGATCCGGAATCGAGGAAGTTGTTCGTTAAAATTGCAAATGCTTATGAG ATTTTGAAAGATGAAGCCACAAGAGAGCAGTATGATTATGCAATTGCACATCCAGAGGAG GTATTTTACAATACAGCTCGCTACTACCATGCATACTATGGTCACAAAACA GATCCCCGTGCTGTCCTTGTGGGTCTTCTTTTGATTCTCTCAGCATTTCAGTATCTCAATCAATGGACAAGGTATAAACAG GCTGTAGACATGGTCAAGAAGACTCCAGCTTACAAAAATCGATTACAGGCACTGGAACTTGAACGCAGTGGAGGgatgacaaagaagaagaagagccaAAAACAGATGAACAA GAATTTGGAAGAAGATCTCAGCAAAGAACTGGACTTACAGATAAAGGGTGCTGAAAAACCTTCCATTTGGCAACTTCTTGGTGTCCGGTTCATACTTTTACCTTACACTATTGTAAAG CTACTGTTATGGCAGGTCTGTTGGTTCTGGAGATACCGGGTTAGACAAGCTCCATATTCTTGGGAAGATGCTTCATACCTAACTCAAAGATCCCTGGGAATTCCTTTTGATTCATGGGAATGCATAG TTCAACTACATTCCCACCTGAGGTTGGTGAGGTAA